One window from the genome of Breoghania sp. L-A4 encodes:
- the acnA gene encoding aconitate hydratase AcnA, protein MTTQSLDSFKCRKTLQVGDKSYTYFSLPDAEKNGLEGISRLPFSLKVLLENLLRFEDDRTVKADDIRAVATWLVTRKSTQEIAYRPARVLMQDFTGVPAVVDLAAMRDAAVKLGGDPKKVNPLVPVDLVIDHSVMIDYFGTPDAFRKNVEMEYKRNGERYEFLRWGQSAFDNFRAVPPGTGICHQVNLEYLAQTVWTKEENGETIAYPDTLVGTDSHTTMVNGLAVLGWGVGGIEAEAAMLGQPISMMIPEVVGFRLDGKLNEGITATDLVLRVVEMLRAKGVVGKFVEFYGPGLDNLSIEDAATIANMAPEYGATCGFFPVDNETIGYLKSTGRDADRVALVEAYAKAQGMFRTSDAADPVFTETLGLDISTVVPSISGPKRPQDRISLSDAATGFVKTMTDEFNKAADVTKRVPVKGRDHDLGNGDVVIAAITSCTNTSNPSVLIGAGLVARNALAKGLKVKPWVKTSLAPGSQVVTDYLEKAGLQGDLDALGFSLAGYGCTTCIGNSGPLPEEISEAIAEHDLIACSVLSGNRNFEGRVNPDVRANYLASPPLVVAYAIAGNLNVDITTESLGDDKDGNPVYLKDIWPTTQEITDLIRTSINEGMFRERYSDVFKGDEHWQAIKVEGGMTYDWPPTSTYVQNPPYFEGMTMEPKPLEDIENAAVLSIFLDSITTDHISPAGNIKAEGPAGNYLREHQVRPVDFNSYGARRGNHQVMMRGTFANIRIKNQMVPGVEGGVTVKDGEQKWIYDAAMEYKEAGQPLVIFAGKEYGSGSSRDWAAKGTVLLGVRAVIAQSFERIHRSNLVGMGVLPLTFKEGESWQSHGITGKEKVSVKGIKDITPRQMMDIEVEYEDGTKKTIEVLCRVDTVDELDYMKAGGILHYVLRNLVNS, encoded by the coding sequence GTGACGACACAATCGCTCGACAGCTTCAAATGCCGCAAGACCCTGCAGGTCGGTGACAAGAGCTACACCTATTTCTCGCTGCCCGACGCGGAGAAGAACGGCCTGGAGGGGATCTCCCGGCTTCCGTTCTCCCTGAAGGTGCTGCTGGAGAACCTGCTGCGCTTCGAGGACGACCGCACGGTCAAGGCGGACGACATCCGCGCCGTCGCCACGTGGCTGGTGACGCGCAAGTCGACCCAGGAGATCGCCTACCGCCCGGCGCGCGTGCTGATGCAGGACTTCACCGGCGTTCCCGCCGTGGTCGATCTCGCCGCGATGCGCGACGCGGCCGTGAAGCTCGGCGGCGACCCCAAGAAGGTCAACCCGCTGGTGCCGGTTGATCTGGTCATCGATCACTCGGTGATGATCGACTATTTCGGCACGCCGGACGCCTTCAGGAAAAACGTCGAGATGGAATACAAGCGCAACGGCGAGCGCTACGAGTTCCTGCGCTGGGGCCAGTCGGCGTTTGACAACTTCCGTGCCGTGCCGCCGGGAACCGGCATCTGCCATCAGGTGAACCTGGAATACCTGGCGCAGACCGTCTGGACCAAGGAAGAGAACGGCGAGACCATCGCCTATCCGGACACGCTGGTGGGCACCGATTCGCACACCACCATGGTCAACGGCCTGGCCGTTCTGGGCTGGGGCGTGGGTGGCATCGAGGCCGAGGCTGCGATGCTCGGCCAGCCGATCTCCATGATGATCCCGGAAGTCGTCGGCTTCCGCCTTGACGGCAAGCTCAACGAAGGCATCACCGCCACCGATCTGGTGCTGCGGGTGGTGGAAATGCTGCGCGCCAAGGGCGTGGTCGGCAAGTTCGTCGAGTTCTACGGCCCAGGCCTGGACAACCTGTCCATCGAGGACGCGGCGACCATCGCCAACATGGCGCCGGAATACGGCGCGACCTGCGGCTTCTTCCCTGTCGACAACGAAACGATCGGTTATCTGAAATCCACCGGCCGCGACGCCGACCGGGTGGCGCTGGTGGAAGCCTATGCCAAGGCGCAGGGCATGTTCCGCACCTCGGACGCAGCCGATCCGGTGTTCACTGAAACGCTGGGCCTCGACATTTCCACCGTGGTGCCGTCGATCTCCGGGCCGAAGCGCCCGCAGGACCGCATCAGCCTGTCGGACGCCGCCACCGGCTTCGTCAAGACCATGACCGACGAGTTCAACAAGGCGGCCGATGTCACCAAGCGCGTTCCCGTCAAGGGCCGCGACCATGATCTGGGCAACGGCGACGTTGTGATCGCCGCCATCACGTCCTGCACCAACACCTCCAATCCCTCCGTGCTGATCGGCGCGGGCCTCGTGGCGCGCAACGCGCTCGCCAAGGGCCTGAAGGTCAAGCCGTGGGTGAAGACCTCGCTGGCGCCCGGCTCGCAGGTGGTCACCGACTATCTCGAGAAGGCCGGCTTGCAGGGCGATCTCGACGCGCTCGGCTTCTCGCTCGCCGGCTACGGCTGCACCACCTGCATCGGCAACTCCGGCCCGCTGCCGGAGGAAATCTCCGAGGCCATCGCCGAGCACGACCTGATCGCCTGCTCGGTGCTCTCGGGCAACCGCAACTTTGAGGGCCGCGTCAATCCGGACGTGCGCGCCAACTACCTGGCCTCGCCGCCGCTGGTTGTCGCCTACGCCATCGCCGGCAACCTGAACGTCGACATCACCACGGAGTCGCTGGGCGACGACAAGGACGGCAACCCGGTGTACCTCAAGGACATCTGGCCGACGACGCAGGAAATCACCGACCTGATCCGCACCTCGATCAACGAGGGCATGTTCCGCGAGCGCTATTCCGACGTCTTCAAGGGCGACGAGCACTGGCAGGCCATCAAGGTCGAGGGCGGCATGACCTACGACTGGCCGCCGACCTCCACCTACGTCCAGAACCCGCCCTACTTCGAGGGCATGACCATGGAGCCCAAGCCGCTTGAGGACATCGAGAACGCTGCGGTTCTGAGCATCTTCCTCGACTCCATCACCACCGACCACATTTCTCCGGCCGGCAACATCAAGGCGGAAGGTCCCGCGGGCAACTACCTGCGCGAGCATCAGGTGCGCCCCGTCGACTTCAACTCCTACGGCGCGCGCCGCGGCAACCACCAGGTGATGATGCGCGGCACGTTTGCCAACATCCGCATCAAGAACCAGATGGTCCCGGGCGTCGAAGGCGGCGTCACCGTGAAGGACGGCGAGCAGAAGTGGATCTACGACGCGGCGATGGAATACAAGGAGGCCGGCCAGCCTCTGGTGATCTTCGCCGGCAAGGAATACGGCTCCGGCTCCTCGCGTGACTGGGCCGCCAAGGGCACCGTGCTGCTCGGCGTGCGGGCCGTCATCGCCCAGTCCTTCGAGCGCATCCACCGCTCCAACCTGGTCGGCATGGGCGTGCTGCCGCTCACCTTTAAGGAAGGCGAGAGCTGGCAGAGCCACGGCATCACCGGCAAGGAAAAGGTCTCCGTCAAGGGCATCAAAGACATCACCCCGCGCCAGATGATGGACATCGAGGTCGAATACGAGGACGGCACCAAAAAGACCATCGAGGTGCTCTGCCGCGTCGATACGGTCGACGAGCTCGACTACATGAAGGCCGGCGGCATCCTGCACTACGTGCTCAGGAACCTCGTTAACAGCTAA
- a CDS encoding type II toxin-antitoxin system HicB family antitoxin, producing MSYIYKALLTPDPDGGFVVTFPDVPEAITGGETRAKALEMAEDALTVALLGRLDDEAALPIAAASGGALVSVAVPARFAAKIALIEAFRAAQAKDPAISQSELARKLGVDHKEIRRRLDPDHKTKLPALEETLKALGKRLVVSVEDAA from the coding sequence ATGTCCTACATCTACAAAGCCCTCCTCACCCCCGATCCCGACGGCGGGTTTGTCGTGACGTTTCCAGACGTGCCCGAAGCGATCACGGGCGGGGAGACCCGCGCCAAAGCGCTGGAGATGGCCGAGGACGCGCTCACGGTGGCGCTGCTCGGGCGTCTCGACGATGAGGCGGCCTTGCCGATCGCGGCGGCCAGCGGCGGCGCCCTGGTGTCGGTCGCGGTTCCAGCGCGTTTTGCAGCGAAAATCGCGCTGATCGAAGCGTTTCGCGCCGCGCAGGCCAAGGATCCGGCAATCAGCCAGAGCGAGCTGGCGCGCAAACTCGGCGTCGACCACAAGGAAATCCGCCGCAGGCTTGATCCCGACCACAAGACCAAGCTGCCGGCTCTCGAAGAGACCCTGAAGGCGCTCGGCAAGCGCCTCGTCGTCAGCGTCGAGGACGCCGCCTGA
- a CDS encoding IS110 family transposase yields the protein MQGQIQPQTPSAQPVYVGIDVCKDHLDIHLHPLGHGLRLANDRDGVSRLKRLLARHDVARVVLEPTASYHRLVHRSLAQAGWPVAVVNPLRARLFAEVLGSRAKTDRVDAKMLAILGATLAPQATPPAPEALEDLRELVHARAAATQERTALANRLTASHVAVLKAELRRRLAGLDRHIARLAREIGRRITDDPGLARRQAILTSIPGIGATVAAVLIADMSELGQLDRHACASLAGVAPLANDSGDIRGPRHIRGGRAMPRRALYWAALSAARYNPDLAAFYKRLRDNAKKPKVALTAVMRKLIILANTLLKEDRLWTPKHA from the coding sequence ATGCAAGGCCAGATCCAGCCGCAAACACCCAGCGCACAGCCAGTCTACGTCGGCATCGACGTCTGTAAAGACCATCTCGACATCCACCTGCATCCCCTCGGGCACGGCCTGAGGCTCGCCAACGACCGCGACGGCGTGAGCCGGCTGAAGCGACTGCTGGCCCGACACGACGTCGCGCGCGTCGTGCTGGAGCCGACGGCCAGCTACCATCGGCTCGTCCACCGCTCGCTGGCCCAGGCCGGCTGGCCGGTGGCGGTCGTCAACCCGCTGCGCGCGCGGCTGTTCGCCGAAGTCCTCGGCAGCCGCGCCAAGACCGACCGCGTCGACGCGAAAATGCTGGCGATCCTCGGCGCGACGCTGGCCCCCCAGGCCACGCCGCCGGCGCCCGAAGCGCTCGAGGACCTGCGGGAGCTGGTGCATGCGCGCGCCGCCGCGACCCAGGAGCGCACCGCGCTCGCCAACCGGCTGACGGCCAGCCACGTCGCCGTCCTCAAGGCCGAGCTCAGGCGGCGGCTGGCCGGCCTCGACAGGCACATCGCGCGGCTGGCCCGCGAGATCGGGCGCCGCATCACCGACGATCCGGGGCTGGCGCGGCGCCAGGCCATCCTCACCTCGATCCCCGGCATCGGCGCCACCGTCGCCGCCGTGCTGATCGCCGACATGTCCGAGCTCGGCCAGCTCGACCGCCACGCCTGCGCCAGCCTGGCCGGCGTCGCCCCCCTCGCCAACGACAGCGGCGACATCCGGGGGCCGCGCCACATCAGGGGCGGCCGCGCCATGCCCCGCCGCGCGCTCTATTGGGCAGCGCTGTCCGCCGCCAGGTACAATCCCGACCTCGCCGCCTTCTACAAACGCCTGCGCGACAACGCCAAAAAACCCAAGGTCGCCCTCACCGCCGTCATGCGAAAGCTCATCATCCTCGCCAACACCCTGCTCAAGGAGGACAGACTGTGGACCCCAAAACACGCTTGA
- the polA gene encoding DNA polymerase I yields the protein MSSESKISRPLAPGDHVFLVDGSSYIFRAYHALPPLTRKSDGLPVGAVAGFCNMLWKLLREADETAAGVTPTHIAVIFDHSAKTFRNEIYDQYKAQRPDVPEDLRPQFSIIRDAVRAFNVASIEQEGFEADDLIATYTRQAVEAGADVTIISSDKDLMQLIQPGVAMVDTMKNKRIEAPEVQEKFGVAPDKVVDVQALAGDSVDNVPGVPGIGVKTAAQLINEYGDLENLLAHASEIKQTKRRENLIEFAEQARISRRLVELDQNMPVDVALADSAVQPLDGEKAVAFLKAMEFTTLTRRVAELSETSAEDIEATEVAIKGWESPTPVASSATSGDSGEATPSALAERRAANIGALPIDHSAYETVTTLEALQVWIDAAFEAGFVAVDTETTSLDTMQAEIVGISLATEPGKACYIPLGHVDGEGDLLGGGGLVEGQIPRDEALKALKPLLEAPSVLKIAQNLKYDWVIFKRLGVEVAPYDDTMLLSYALDAGKGGNGMDALSERWLGHVPIKYAEVAGKGKTLVTFDKVSIEKASAYAAEDADVTLRLWLILKPRLPGEQIATVYETLERPMVPVLARMEMRGITVDRQMLSRLSGELAQGAAALEAEIHELAGKPFNVGSPKQLGDILFGEMGLPGGKKTKTGAWSTSASVLDDLAAEGHELPSRIVEWRQLSKLKSTYTDALPGYINAETGRVHTSYALAATTTGRLSSSEPNLQNIPVRTEAGRKIRKAFIAPQGFKLLSADYSQIELRVLAHMAEIPQLVQAFADGLDIHAMTASEMFGVPIEGMDPMIRRRAKAINFGIIYGISAFGLANQLGISRGEAGDYIKKYFERFPGIRDFMEETKSFVHANGYVKTIFGRKAHYPDVNTKNPNMRAFYERAAINAPIQGSAADILRRAMVRMEDALKAAKLDAKMLLQVHDELIFEVPEDQADATIPVVSRTMEDAPHPALSMRVPLQVDARAADTWDEAH from the coding sequence ATGTCCAGCGAATCCAAGATCTCCCGTCCCCTCGCCCCTGGCGACCATGTGTTTCTGGTCGACGGCTCGTCGTATATTTTCCGCGCCTACCACGCGCTGCCGCCGCTGACGCGCAAGTCGGACGGGCTGCCGGTGGGCGCCGTCGCGGGTTTCTGCAACATGCTGTGGAAGCTGCTGCGCGAGGCCGATGAAACAGCGGCGGGCGTCACGCCGACGCACATCGCGGTGATCTTCGATCATTCGGCGAAAACCTTCCGCAACGAGATCTACGACCAGTACAAGGCCCAGCGGCCCGACGTGCCCGAGGACCTGCGGCCGCAATTCTCCATCATTCGCGACGCTGTGCGCGCCTTCAACGTGGCGAGCATCGAGCAGGAAGGCTTTGAGGCCGACGACCTGATCGCCACCTACACCCGCCAGGCGGTGGAAGCGGGCGCCGACGTCACCATCATCTCGTCGGACAAGGATCTGATGCAGTTGATCCAACCCGGCGTCGCCATGGTCGACACCATGAAGAACAAGCGCATTGAGGCGCCGGAGGTTCAGGAGAAATTCGGCGTCGCGCCGGACAAGGTGGTGGACGTTCAGGCGTTGGCGGGCGACAGCGTGGACAACGTGCCCGGCGTGCCCGGGATCGGGGTGAAGACCGCTGCCCAGCTGATCAACGAATACGGCGATCTGGAGAACCTCCTCGCGCACGCCTCCGAGATCAAGCAGACCAAGCGGCGCGAAAACCTCATCGAATTCGCCGAACAGGCGCGAATCTCCCGCCGTCTGGTGGAGCTCGACCAGAACATGCCGGTGGACGTGGCGCTTGCCGACAGCGCGGTACAGCCGCTCGACGGCGAGAAGGCGGTCGCCTTCCTCAAGGCGATGGAATTCACCACGCTGACCCGCCGCGTGGCGGAACTCAGCGAGACCAGCGCCGAGGACATCGAGGCCACCGAGGTCGCGATCAAGGGCTGGGAAAGCCCGACGCCGGTGGCCAGCTCCGCAACGTCCGGCGACAGTGGCGAGGCGACGCCTTCCGCGCTTGCCGAGCGCCGGGCAGCAAACATCGGCGCGCTGCCGATCGACCATTCCGCTTACGAGACCGTCACCACGCTGGAGGCGCTGCAGGTCTGGATCGACGCAGCCTTCGAGGCCGGCTTCGTGGCGGTCGACACGGAAACCACTTCGCTCGACACCATGCAGGCGGAGATCGTCGGAATCTCGCTGGCGACCGAGCCGGGCAAGGCCTGCTACATCCCGCTCGGCCATGTCGACGGCGAGGGCGACCTGTTGGGCGGCGGCGGGCTGGTCGAGGGCCAAATTCCGCGCGATGAGGCACTAAAGGCGCTCAAGCCGCTGCTCGAGGCCCCAAGCGTTCTCAAGATCGCGCAGAACCTGAAATACGACTGGGTGATCTTCAAGCGGCTCGGCGTGGAGGTCGCGCCCTACGACGACACCATGCTGCTGTCCTATGCGCTGGATGCCGGCAAGGGCGGCAACGGCATGGACGCGCTTTCCGAGCGCTGGCTCGGCCACGTGCCGATCAAATACGCGGAGGTCGCCGGCAAGGGCAAGACGCTGGTCACCTTCGACAAGGTCTCCATCGAGAAGGCCTCGGCCTATGCGGCGGAGGACGCAGACGTCACGCTGCGGCTGTGGCTGATCCTCAAACCGCGCCTGCCGGGCGAACAGATCGCCACCGTCTACGAGACGCTGGAGCGGCCGATGGTGCCGGTGCTGGCGCGCATGGAAATGCGCGGCATCACCGTGGACCGGCAGATGCTGTCGCGGCTCTCGGGCGAGCTGGCGCAGGGCGCCGCCGCGCTGGAAGCCGAAATCCACGAACTGGCCGGCAAGCCGTTCAATGTCGGCTCGCCGAAGCAGCTCGGCGACATCCTGTTCGGTGAAATGGGCCTGCCCGGCGGCAAGAAGACCAAGACCGGCGCCTGGTCGACCTCGGCCTCCGTGCTCGACGACCTGGCGGCCGAAGGCCACGAGCTGCCCTCGCGGATTGTCGAATGGCGGCAGCTCTCGAAGCTGAAATCGACCTACACCGACGCGCTGCCCGGCTACATCAACGCCGAGACCGGCCGCGTGCACACCTCCTATGCGCTGGCGGCGACCACGACCGGGCGGCTGTCCTCGTCCGAGCCCAACCTGCAGAACATTCCGGTGCGCACCGAGGCCGGCCGCAAGATCCGCAAGGCCTTCATCGCGCCGCAGGGTTTCAAGCTGCTGTCGGCCGACTACAGCCAGATCGAGCTGCGCGTTCTCGCTCACATGGCGGAGATTCCGCAGCTCGTGCAGGCCTTCGCCGACGGGCTCGACATCCATGCGATGACCGCGAGCGAGATGTTCGGCGTGCCCATCGAGGGCATGGACCCGATGATCCGCCGCCGCGCCAAGGCAATCAATTTCGGCATCATCTACGGCATCTCCGCCTTCGGCCTCGCCAACCAGCTCGGCATCTCGCGCGGCGAGGCGGGCGATTACATCAAGAAGTATTTCGAGCGTTTCCCCGGCATCCGCGACTTCATGGAGGAGACGAAATCCTTCGTGCACGCCAACGGCTACGTGAAGACGATCTTTGGCCGCAAGGCGCATTATCCCGACGTCAACACCAAGAACCCCAACATGCGCGCGTTTTACGAACGCGCGGCGATCAACGCGCCGATCCAGGGCTCCGCCGCCGATATTCTCCGGCGAGCCATGGTGCGCATGGAGGACGCGCTGAAGGCGGCGAAGCTTGACGCCAAGATGCTGCTGCAGGTGCACGACGAGCTGATCTTCGAGGTGCCCGAGGATCAGGCGGACGCCACGATTCCGGTCGTCTCCCGCACCATGGAGGACGCGCCCCACCCCGCGCTTTCCATGCGCGTGCCGCTGCAGGTCGACGCCCGCGCCGCCGACACCTGGGACGAGGCGCACTAG
- a CDS encoding acyltransferase family protein has protein sequence MNTGSGNTAMRQAERIDWVDYAKGFCIIFVVMMHSTLGVEKAAGAEGWMGHVVAFAQPFRMPDFFLISGLFLSLVIDRDWRSYLDKKVIHFVYFYALWVTIQFAIKAPGFASELGWDGTLLAYLEAYVEPFGTLWFIYILPIFFVVTKLARQVGIPWQVMLVVAAALEIAPIETGALLVDEFAGRFVFFYAGYVFAPHVFRLAAWAMAHAGPAIAGLAIWGLVNGILVAMGFSHMPFVSLGLGAIGATAVVLVSALLSRVSLFGFLRFCGENSIVVYLAFFLPMGVSRAALLKTGIITDLGTISVLVTAAGVIGPLMLFWIVRGTRFDFLFKRPAWATLGRAKTPALQPAE, from the coding sequence ATGAACACAGGCAGCGGGAACACGGCAATGCGGCAGGCGGAGCGGATCGACTGGGTCGACTATGCAAAGGGATTTTGCATCATCTTCGTGGTGATGATGCACTCGACGCTTGGCGTCGAGAAAGCGGCGGGCGCCGAGGGCTGGATGGGCCATGTGGTCGCATTCGCGCAGCCGTTCCGCATGCCCGACTTCTTTCTGATCTCCGGCCTGTTTCTCAGCCTGGTCATCGACCGCGACTGGCGCTCCTATCTCGACAAGAAGGTCATCCACTTCGTGTATTTCTACGCGCTGTGGGTAACCATCCAGTTCGCCATCAAGGCGCCGGGTTTCGCAAGCGAGCTCGGCTGGGACGGCACGCTGCTGGCGTATCTGGAAGCCTATGTCGAGCCCTTCGGCACGCTGTGGTTCATCTACATCCTGCCGATCTTCTTCGTCGTCACCAAGCTCGCGCGCCAGGTTGGCATCCCGTGGCAGGTGATGCTGGTCGTGGCCGCGGCGCTTGAAATCGCGCCGATCGAGACCGGCGCCCTGCTGGTGGACGAATTCGCCGGCCGCTTCGTCTTCTTCTATGCCGGTTACGTCTTCGCGCCGCATGTCTTCCGCCTCGCCGCCTGGGCCATGGCGCATGCCGGTCCGGCGATCGCCGGCCTCGCGATCTGGGGGCTGGTCAACGGCATTCTGGTCGCCATGGGCTTCTCGCACATGCCCTTCGTCTCGCTGGGCCTGGGCGCGATCGGCGCGACCGCCGTGGTGCTGGTCTCGGCGCTGCTCTCGCGGGTCTCGCTGTTCGGCTTCCTGCGCTTCTGCGGCGAGAACTCGATCGTCGTCTATCTGGCCTTCTTCCTGCCGATGGGCGTCAGCCGCGCGGCCTTGCTGAAAACCGGCATCATCACCGACCTAGGCACCATCTCGGTGCTCGTCACCGCGGCCGGCGTCATCGGCCCGCTGATGCTGTTCTGGATCGTGCGGGGCACGCGCTTCGACTTCCTGTTCAAGCGCCCGGCCTGGGCGACCCTTGGCAGGGCGAAAACTCCAGCGCTGCAACCGGCCGAATAG
- a CDS encoding FxsA family protein — protein sequence MNPGLILLLSLLGIPILEIAVFILVGGQIGVFATLAMIFVTAVIGTALLRHQGFSLLARVRAETDAGRVPGEELGHGAMILVAGVLLLTPGFVTDALGFLLFVPPVRHAIWRFIVTRLDVSTISMSAGGFRARSGPQGQDHVVDLDEDEWSRKNNPDTPWRQDRLR from the coding sequence ATGAACCCCGGTTTGATCCTATTGCTGTCCCTGCTCGGGATTCCGATCCTGGAAATCGCCGTGTTCATTCTGGTCGGCGGCCAGATCGGCGTCTTCGCGACGCTGGCGATGATTTTCGTGACCGCCGTCATCGGCACGGCGCTGTTGCGCCATCAGGGATTTTCGTTGCTGGCGCGTGTGCGCGCCGAAACCGACGCGGGCCGCGTGCCCGGCGAGGAGCTGGGCCACGGCGCGATGATCCTGGTCGCCGGTGTGTTGCTGCTGACCCCCGGATTCGTCACCGACGCGCTCGGCTTCCTGCTGTTCGTGCCGCCGGTGCGGCATGCGATCTGGCGGTTCATCGTCACGCGGCTCGACGTCAGCACGATCTCCATGTCGGCGGGCGGCTTCCGCGCGCGGAGCGGGCCGCAAGGGCAGGACCATGTGGTCGATCTCGACGAGGACGAGTGGTCGCGCAAGAACAATCCCGACACGCCCTGGCGGCAGGACCGCCTGCGCTGA
- a CDS encoding Tim44/TimA family putative adaptor protein — MGDFLDIYNIIFLVLAVAIFFRLRSVLGRRTGSERPPFDPYSSRDADSDSDAGSNDNVVSIGGKPDDEDRDATHQDQKLAKLAPEGSALNEALRSIISADRSFDPQHFVQGAKAAYEMIVTAFAEGDRKSLKGLLSREVYEGFVSAIDGREARGETVESTFVGIDKAEIVEATLKKSIAQVTVRFRSQLISATRNEDGAIIEGDPNQVTEVTDIWTFSRDTSTQDPNWKLVATEAAE, encoded by the coding sequence ATGGGTGACTTTCTCGACATCTACAACATTATCTTCCTCGTGCTGGCGGTGGCTATCTTTTTCCGGCTGCGCAGCGTGCTTGGCCGCCGCACCGGCAGCGAACGGCCGCCGTTCGATCCCTATTCATCGCGCGATGCCGATTCCGATTCCGATGCCGGTTCCAACGACAACGTCGTGAGCATCGGCGGCAAGCCGGACGATGAAGACCGTGACGCGACACATCAGGATCAGAAGCTGGCCAAGCTCGCGCCCGAAGGCTCGGCGCTGAACGAAGCCTTGCGCTCGATCATCTCCGCCGACCGCAGCTTCGATCCGCAGCACTTCGTCCAGGGCGCGAAGGCCGCCTACGAGATGATCGTCACCGCGTTTGCCGAAGGGGACCGCAAGAGCCTCAAGGGCCTGCTGTCGCGCGAGGTCTATGAGGGCTTCGTCTCCGCCATCGATGGCCGCGAGGCGCGCGGTGAGACGGTTGAATCCACCTTCGTGGGCATCGACAAGGCGGAAATCGTCGAAGCGACGCTGAAGAAGTCCATCGCCCAGGTGACGGTGCGCTTCCGCAGCCAGCTGATCTCCGCCACCCGCAACGAGGACGGTGCGATCATCGAGGGCGACCCGAACCAGGTGACCGAGGTCACCGATATCTGGACCTTCTCGCGCGACACCAGCACGCAGGACCCGAACTGGAAGCTGGTGGCCACCGAAGCGGCGGAATGA
- a CDS encoding MltA domain-containing protein gives MTHGSSLTPVRFEALAGWAEDNHAAALEAFRTGCGARSDAAPASGVEALRIQADLCARALRVAENDGDAARRFFEDHFLPLRVDAPGFVTGYFEPEIAGARTRSSRFQVPLYAAPTDLVRLDETSRPQVLDPALQFARRTKDGLVEHPDRAAIEAGALKDRGLEIVWVEDPIDAFFIHIQGSARIRLQDGSLMRIAYAAKSGHPYTPIGRLLIERGAIARDDMSMERLRDWLRDNPDEARALMQANRSYIFFREVAIADPSAGPIGAAGVSLTAARSIAIDPAFYAYGTPIFVTADLPEDTTGTGQPFRHLMIAQDTGSAIKGPARGDLYLGSGEAAGLRAGRIRHAAEFVRLVPRGSRLAREAERERK, from the coding sequence ATGACCCACGGCTCTTCCCTCACACCGGTTCGCTTCGAGGCGCTCGCCGGCTGGGCGGAGGACAATCACGCAGCCGCGCTTGAAGCCTTTCGGACAGGCTGCGGCGCCCGCTCCGACGCGGCGCCGGCATCCGGCGTGGAAGCCCTGCGGATCCAGGCGGATCTGTGCGCCCGCGCCTTGCGTGTCGCCGAGAATGACGGCGACGCGGCGCGGCGGTTCTTCGAAGACCATTTCCTTCCCCTGCGGGTGGATGCGCCCGGATTCGTCACCGGTTACTTCGAGCCCGAGATCGCCGGCGCGCGCACGCGCAGCAGCCGGTTCCAGGTGCCCTTGTACGCGGCGCCCACCGATCTCGTGCGGCTGGACGAGACCTCGCGGCCGCAGGTGCTGGACCCGGCGCTGCAATTCGCCCGGCGCACGAAAGACGGCCTTGTCGAGCATCCCGACCGCGCCGCGATCGAGGCGGGCGCCTTGAAGGATCGCGGGCTTGAGATCGTCTGGGTCGAGGATCCGATCGACGCCTTCTTTATCCATATCCAGGGGTCGGCCCGCATCCGGCTTCAAGACGGCTCGCTGATGCGGATCGCCTATGCGGCCAAGAGCGGACATCCCTATACGCCCATCGGCCGGCTGCTGATCGAGCGGGGCGCCATTGCCCGCGACGACATGAGTATGGAGCGTTTGCGCGACTGGTTGCGCGACAATCCCGATGAGGCGCGCGCGCTGATGCAGGCCAACCGCTCTTACATCTTCTTCCGCGAGGTCGCGATCGCCGATCCGTCCGCCGGTCCCATCGGCGCGGCGGGTGTGTCGCTGACGGCGGCGCGCAGCATCGCGATCGATCCTGCGTTCTATGCCTACGGCACGCCGATTTTCGTGACCGCCGATCTGCCCGAGGACACCACCGGGACCGGGCAACCGTTCCGGCATCTGATGATCGCCCAGGACACGGGCTCCGCCATCAAGGGTCCGGCGCGGGGCGATCTTTACCTTGGGTCCGGTGAGGCGGCGGGCCTTCGTGCCGGGCGGATCCGTCATGCCGCGGAATTCGTTCGCCTGGTACCGCGCGGCTCGCGCCTTGCGAGGGAGGCGGAGCGTGAGCGAAAATGA